The following are encoded together in the Bradymonas sediminis genome:
- a CDS encoding OmpA family protein: MLLALASTGLIGCTTGATLKGQALEIQELNQSIHDRAYRCAPHELAIAESSVEFGIYELSQGDFVRARQHIYRAEEHAKKADVLSDFEECRDQSIEVVVEKTPQVEVEEVKPAPGDRDGDGIADDVDQCPDEPEDFDGFEDEDGCPDPDNDGDGIPDVDDACPNVAGNKPGEGCPHFDTDFDGIADINDQCPNEPEDFDGFEDEDGCPEDDNDGDGVPDLIDRCPMVPGPATNNGCPVERKLVKVEDNQIKLNERVHFKTAKSDILPSSYPLLDEVADVLTENPSIHVRIEGHTDSRGRDSYNQKLSEDRAASVLRYLLGRGIDASRLVSQGFGETRPIEDNATKTGRAANRRVEIHITKQ; this comes from the coding sequence ATGCTGCTCGCCTTGGCCTCCACGGGCCTGATTGGTTGTACCACTGGAGCCACCCTTAAGGGGCAGGCGCTCGAGATTCAGGAGCTCAATCAGAGCATCCATGACCGGGCGTACCGCTGCGCGCCCCATGAACTCGCGATCGCCGAATCCAGCGTGGAGTTCGGGATCTATGAGCTCAGCCAGGGCGATTTCGTCCGCGCTCGCCAGCATATCTATCGCGCCGAAGAGCACGCCAAGAAGGCGGATGTGCTCTCGGACTTCGAGGAGTGTCGCGACCAGTCGATCGAAGTGGTCGTCGAGAAGACCCCGCAGGTCGAAGTTGAAGAAGTTAAGCCCGCGCCGGGCGATCGTGACGGCGACGGCATCGCCGATGACGTCGACCAGTGCCCGGATGAGCCGGAAGATTTCGACGGCTTCGAAGACGAAGACGGCTGCCCCGACCCCGATAACGACGGCGACGGCATCCCGGACGTCGACGACGCGTGCCCGAACGTGGCCGGCAATAAGCCGGGCGAGGGTTGCCCGCACTTCGACACCGACTTCGATGGCATCGCGGACATCAACGACCAATGCCCCAATGAGCCCGAAGACTTCGACGGATTCGAAGACGAAGATGGCTGCCCCGAGGACGACAATGATGGCGACGGCGTGCCGGACTTGATTGACCGCTGCCCGATGGTCCCCGGACCCGCGACCAACAACGGCTGCCCGGTTGAGCGCAAATTGGTCAAGGTCGAAGACAACCAGATCAAGCTCAACGAGCGTGTCCACTTCAAGACGGCCAAGTCGGATATCTTGCCCTCCAGCTACCCGCTGCTCGACGAGGTCGCTGACGTGCTCACGGAGAACCCCTCGATTCACGTCCGAATCGAAGGCCACACCGACAGCCGCGGTCGTGACTCCTACAACCAGAAGCTGTCCGAAGACCGTGCCGCAAGCGTGCTTCGTTACCTCCTGGGCCGCGGCATCGACGCCTCGCGACTGGTTTCGCAGGGCTTCGGTGAGACCCGACCGATTGAGGATAACGCAACCAAGACCGGCCGCGCCGCTAACCGTCGCGTTGAGATTCATATTACCAAGCAGTAA
- the egtD gene encoding L-histidine N(alpha)-methyltransferase gives MKNARRRSFNNDFEADVFAGLNANPKHLNSKYFYDAQGDALFQKIMALSEYYLCAREFDIIEANKRKMAELFSAGGGFDLVEFGAGDGKKTKVLLRHLHARQVDFKYCPVDISENAVQQLCDSLKQTLPDLRVEPHIGTYAQVLTKLADYRERKKLILFLGSNIGNFTLDAAVSFLQQIRASMGRDDRLLVGFDQKKHPQRILDAYRDKAGVTEAFNKNLLRRMNRELGAHFDPDTFVYWPVYQPEESVIKSYLVSKIAQQVYIEALDFKACFQPWESIHTENSQKFDDPSIRQLAQQAGLVVTEVFSDANSDYRNYIFRNSLVI, from the coding sequence ATGAAAAATGCACGCCGACGCTCGTTCAACAATGACTTCGAGGCAGACGTCTTTGCCGGCCTCAACGCCAACCCTAAACACCTGAATTCAAAATACTTTTATGACGCCCAGGGCGACGCCCTCTTTCAGAAAATCATGGCGCTCTCGGAGTATTATCTTTGCGCGCGCGAGTTCGACATCATCGAGGCGAATAAACGCAAGATGGCCGAATTATTCAGCGCCGGCGGCGGCTTTGATCTCGTGGAATTTGGGGCCGGAGACGGCAAAAAAACGAAGGTCCTGCTCCGCCACCTGCACGCGCGCCAGGTCGACTTCAAATATTGCCCAGTCGACATCAGCGAGAACGCAGTCCAGCAACTCTGCGACAGCCTCAAGCAAACGCTGCCCGACCTGCGCGTTGAGCCCCATATCGGCACCTACGCCCAGGTGCTCACAAAACTCGCAGACTACCGAGAGCGCAAAAAGCTCATCCTCTTTCTGGGCTCCAATATCGGCAACTTCACCCTGGACGCCGCGGTTTCCTTTTTGCAGCAGATTCGCGCGAGCATGGGGCGCGACGACCGCCTCCTCGTCGGCTTCGACCAGAAAAAACACCCCCAGAGAATACTGGACGCCTACCGCGACAAGGCCGGCGTCACCGAGGCATTTAACAAAAATCTGCTGCGCCGAATGAACCGCGAACTCGGCGCGCACTTCGACCCCGACACCTTCGTCTATTGGCCGGTTTACCAGCCCGAAGAGAGCGTCATCAAGAGCTACCTGGTGAGCAAGATCGCCCAACAAGTCTATATCGAAGCCCTCGACTTCAAGGCCTGCTTCCAACCCTGGGAGAGCATCCACACCGAGAACTCTCAGAAATTCGATGACCCCTCGATTCGCCAGCTGGCCCAGCAGGCCGGGCTGGTCGTCACCGAGGTATTCAGCGACGCGAATAGCGATTACCGAAACTATATCTTCCGAAACTCGCTCGTGATTTAA
- the recN gene encoding DNA repair protein RecN has translation MLSHLIIRNFAIIDHLEIPFYRGSTVLTGETGAGKSIIIDALNLLLGGRASTDVIRSDEDEAVVEAIFSPKEERLAAINAVLEAEGIAPGKDLVVRRILSRSGRNKVFINGSLSTVGALQTLTRGLVDISGQHEHYSLFDVNRHVAMIDNFAEIGDLRDDTATAYAEVAKIQRKLAAIRQNVQDRLNRIDFLRFQLSEANGADLQPGEDVALQAEMKTLKYAERITDAIGEASYRCHEGPESAATQLAQAIERLEYAAQFSPALQGLGERLEDARIAINEVALELAEHQRDVDADPARYDKVVSRLELIKRLGRKFGVVGVDMIRERVDALRAELHQLENAEEIGGKLELDLKKARRNAYQYAHALSEKRRKAAKQLETRLEGELDELNMKNTRFVVNFTPAELPDKDFDKFDADPNAPALGANGFDQVEFLLAPNAGEEPRPMAKIASGGELSRIMLGFKTVLVERDAIETYVFDEVDTGIGGQTADVVGAKISATAAAHQVLCITHLPQIASRSDHHYLVEKLLENGRTHSRIRPLDQEERVEELARMLGGTRVSAKTLDAARDLLSPSTPTV, from the coding sequence ATGCTTAGTCATTTAATTATCCGAAATTTTGCGATCATCGATCACCTCGAAATTCCCTTTTACCGCGGCTCCACGGTCCTCACTGGTGAGACGGGCGCGGGTAAATCGATCATTATCGACGCGCTAAACTTGCTGCTGGGCGGGCGGGCGAGCACCGACGTCATTCGCTCGGACGAGGACGAAGCGGTGGTTGAGGCGATCTTCTCCCCCAAAGAGGAGCGGCTCGCCGCGATCAACGCCGTGCTTGAGGCCGAAGGGATCGCCCCGGGAAAAGATCTCGTCGTGCGACGCATCCTAAGCCGCTCGGGGCGCAACAAGGTCTTTATCAACGGCAGCCTGTCCACCGTCGGCGCGCTGCAGACCCTGACGCGCGGGTTGGTCGATATCAGCGGGCAGCACGAGCATTATAGCCTCTTCGACGTCAATCGCCACGTGGCCATGATCGACAACTTCGCCGAGATCGGCGACCTGCGCGACGACACCGCCACCGCCTACGCCGAGGTCGCAAAGATCCAGCGCAAGCTGGCGGCCATCCGCCAAAATGTGCAGGATCGCCTCAACCGCATCGACTTTTTGCGATTCCAACTCAGCGAAGCCAACGGGGCCGATCTGCAGCCCGGCGAAGACGTCGCGCTCCAAGCCGAGATGAAGACGCTTAAATACGCAGAGAGAATCACCGACGCGATCGGCGAGGCATCCTATCGCTGTCATGAAGGCCCCGAGTCCGCGGCCACCCAGCTCGCGCAGGCCATCGAGCGCCTCGAATACGCCGCGCAATTCTCGCCGGCTCTCCAAGGGTTAGGCGAGCGCCTTGAGGACGCGCGCATCGCCATCAACGAGGTCGCGCTCGAACTGGCCGAGCACCAACGCGACGTCGACGCCGACCCCGCGCGCTACGACAAAGTCGTCTCGCGCCTGGAGCTTATCAAACGCCTGGGCCGAAAATTCGGCGTCGTCGGCGTCGATATGATCCGCGAGCGCGTCGACGCCCTGCGCGCCGAATTGCACCAATTAGAAAACGCCGAGGAGATCGGCGGAAAGCTCGAGTTGGACCTCAAAAAGGCACGGCGTAACGCCTACCAATACGCCCACGCATTGAGCGAAAAACGGCGCAAAGCCGCCAAGCAACTCGAGACGCGTCTGGAAGGCGAACTCGACGAGCTTAACATGAAAAACACCCGCTTCGTGGTCAATTTCACGCCCGCCGAGCTGCCCGACAAGGACTTCGATAAATTCGACGCCGACCCGAACGCCCCCGCCCTGGGCGCCAACGGCTTCGACCAGGTTGAGTTCCTGCTCGCCCCGAACGCCGGCGAGGAGCCGCGCCCGATGGCCAAGATCGCCAGTGGTGGTGAGTTGTCGCGCATTATGCTGGGCTTTAAGACCGTCCTGGTCGAGCGCGACGCCATCGAAACCTATGTCTTCGACGAAGTCGACACCGGCATCGGCGGGCAAACCGCAGACGTCGTCGGCGCAAAGATCAGCGCCACCGCGGCGGCCCACCAGGTCCTTTGCATCACCCACTTGCCCCAGATCGCCTCGCGAAGCGATCATCACTATCTGGTCGAAAAACTTCTGGAGAACGGCCGCACGCATTCGCGCATTCGCCCGCTCGACCAAGAAGAGCGCGTCGAAGAACTCGCGCGCATGCTCGGCGGCACCCGCGTCAGCGCCAAAACGCTCGACGCCGCGCGCGACCTGCTCAGCCCGTCCACCCCGACGGTCTGA
- a CDS encoding BspA family leucine-rich repeat surface protein, producing MMKQYGYYFLVLGLLSTMGACSDDAPGSEAADAGQDATTVDAGQDAHADAEPPDATFDTTDTSDISPDISPCANVECSPNEVCEDGACVEVITCDDGLKNGDEGDVDCGGSNCESCWGGQSCGVDQDCESGQCEQGQCIPNPFETVWSTTLEGGTDSNTIHLPLVDQGNYRIRVDWGDDTRDIITRGDQPEATHRYDQPGEYTVSIEGRLQGWSFEAQQEPENDAPKLLEITQWGNLHLGSSALYADGEDGGYFKGAQHLTITATDVPNLDETTSLRAMFANCDALSDIPSVAQWDVSAITDMSYLFESAYKFNGDISAWDTSSVRDMSHLFDAAQDFNQDIGAWNTSSVQDMSYLFRNAMDFNQDIGAWDTSSVTNMSGMFTYTYDASASPYAFDQDISGWDVSAVTDMSHMFEKHLNYNRDLSGWDTSAVTDMSYMFAEARRFNQDIGGWDVSSVTNMSSMFLEAIDFNQNIGAWDTSSVTDMSYLFTRAESFDQPIGDWDVSAVTDMSYLFQDTSFNQDIGEWDVSSVTNMLAIFNSALLFNQDIGAWDTSSVTNMRYAFGNAPAFNQDISAWDTSSVTNMSYMFIDALAFNQDIGAWDTSSVSTTEYMLARASQFDQDLGGWDLSAMTYMRRMFSEIAISTANYDALLFGWSAQPVAPSVEFGAGNSTYSAAAASARDALTNPPNNWMIEDGGPQ from the coding sequence ATGATGAAACAATATGGGTATTATTTTTTGGTCTTGGGTCTGCTGAGCACCATGGGGGCATGCAGCGATGACGCCCCGGGCTCCGAGGCCGCCGACGCAGGCCAGGACGCCACGACGGTCGACGCAGGCCAAGACGCCCATGCGGATGCGGAGCCTCCGGACGCCACGTTCGACACCACGGACACCTCAGACATCTCGCCAGATATCTCCCCCTGCGCCAACGTCGAGTGCTCGCCCAATGAGGTCTGCGAAGACGGGGCCTGCGTCGAGGTGATCACCTGCGACGATGGGCTTAAAAATGGCGATGAAGGCGACGTCGATTGTGGCGGCTCGAATTGTGAGAGCTGCTGGGGCGGGCAATCGTGCGGTGTTGACCAGGATTGCGAGTCCGGACAATGCGAGCAAGGCCAGTGCATCCCAAACCCGTTCGAGACGGTCTGGAGCACCACGCTCGAGGGCGGAACCGACAGCAACACCATCCATCTACCGCTGGTTGATCAGGGAAACTACCGAATCCGGGTCGACTGGGGCGACGACACGCGCGATATTATCACGCGGGGAGACCAGCCGGAGGCGACGCATCGCTACGATCAACCCGGCGAGTATACGGTGAGCATCGAGGGCCGGCTGCAAGGGTGGTCCTTCGAGGCGCAGCAAGAGCCGGAAAACGACGCCCCAAAGCTGCTCGAAATCACGCAATGGGGCAACCTCCACCTCGGCAGCTCCGCGCTCTACGCCGACGGGGAAGATGGCGGGTATTTCAAGGGCGCTCAGCACCTCACCATCACCGCGACCGATGTGCCCAACCTGGACGAGACCACGAGCTTGCGGGCGATGTTCGCAAATTGCGACGCGCTCAGTGATATCCCATCCGTCGCCCAGTGGGACGTCTCAGCAATCACCGATATGTCCTATCTATTTGAGAGCGCCTACAAGTTTAACGGGGATATCAGCGCCTGGGACACCTCCTCGGTTCGGGATATGTCGCATCTATTCGACGCTGCTCAAGACTTTAACCAGGATATCGGCGCGTGGAACACCTCGTCGGTTCAAGACATGTCCTATCTATTCAGAAATGCGATGGATTTTAACCAAGATATCGGCGCCTGGGACACCTCCTCGGTCACCAATATGTCGGGCATGTTTACCTATACCTATGACGCCTCAGCGTCCCCGTACGCTTTCGACCAGGACATCAGCGGGTGGGATGTCTCGGCCGTCACAGATATGTCCCATATGTTCGAGAAGCACCTTAATTACAATCGGGACCTGAGCGGTTGGGATACATCGGCGGTGACCGATATGTCCTATATGTTCGCCGAAGCACGTCGCTTCAACCAGGACATCGGAGGGTGGGACGTCTCCTCGGTCACCAATATGTCCTCTATGTTCTTGGAGGCCATCGACTTCAACCAAAATATCGGCGCGTGGGATACATCCTCGGTCACCGATATGTCCTATCTATTTACCAGGGCTGAGTCCTTCGACCAGCCGATTGGCGACTGGGACGTCTCGGCGGTCACCGATATGTCCTATCTATTTCAAGATACCTCCTTCAACCAGGACATCGGAGAGTGGGATGTCTCCTCGGTCACCAATATGTTGGCCATTTTTAATAGCGCCCTGCTGTTTAACCAAGATATCGGCGCCTGGGACACCTCCTCGGTCACCAATATGCGCTATGCGTTCGGCAATGCGCCGGCGTTTAACCAGGATATCAGCGCTTGGGACACATCTTCGGTCACCAATATGTCGTATATGTTTATCGACGCCCTTGCGTTCAACCAGGATATCGGCGCCTGGGACACCTCTTCGGTGAGCACCACGGAGTATATGCTTGCTCGCGCTTCTCAATTCGACCAAGACCTCGGCGGATGGGATCTCAGCGCCATGACCTATATGCGGCGGATGTTCTCCGAAATAGCCATTTCCACTGCGAATTACGATGCCCTGCTGTTTGGCTGGTCGGCTCAGCCAGTGGCGCCGAGCGTTGAATTTGGCGCGGGTAACTCGACCTATTCTGCCGCCGCCGCGAGCGCGCGCGACGCTCTGACGAACCCGCCCAATAATTGGATGATTGAGGACGGAGGTCCACAATAA
- a CDS encoding di-heme oxidoredictase family protein, protein MNKRYPTPARLYVAGLFVGLALAGCADQTEGTDLDLSDRALSGGQTTVFEQTTFAYQLPAPGLTDAQLALHNEGDVAFEARFVTAPATVNAGLGPQFNNNSCNGCHIRNGRGMPVIGHEGLRSQMLVRVSLPAEFGDPQVPGGAVPLAGVGTQLGDHAIFGVEPEASIELSWVEEPGAYADGTPFSLRRPVLDIELAGGEALPAEAMTSLRQPPPIFGLGLLEAVPDAALLDAADPDDADGDGISGRTNLVWNVVDQASTLGRFGHKANQPNILQQSAGAYFDDMGVSNPLFPEADGSSDIDATVLRAAEFYSVSLGVPARRDISNPQVQRGERVFAQIGCADCHTPTLKSGPHEVAVVANQVFHPYTDLLLHDMGEGLADGRPDFEADGREWRTAPLWGIGLTQTVASGAGYLHDGRARTLEEAILWHGGEAERSREAFRAELSAAQRDALVAFLRSL, encoded by the coding sequence ATGAATAAGAGATATCCCACGCCAGCTCGCCTCTATGTCGCGGGTCTATTCGTCGGCCTCGCGCTCGCCGGCTGCGCCGATCAAACCGAGGGCACTGACCTCGACCTCTCGGACCGCGCGCTCTCCGGCGGCCAGACGACCGTCTTCGAGCAGACCACCTTCGCCTACCAACTGCCCGCGCCGGGGCTCACCGACGCCCAACTCGCCCTCCATAATGAGGGCGATGTTGCGTTTGAGGCCCGCTTTGTCACCGCGCCCGCGACCGTCAACGCCGGGCTGGGACCGCAATTCAACAACAATTCCTGCAACGGTTGCCATATCCGCAACGGCCGCGGGATGCCGGTCATCGGGCACGAGGGGTTGCGCTCACAGATGCTGGTGCGCGTGAGCCTGCCGGCGGAATTTGGCGACCCGCAGGTCCCGGGCGGCGCGGTGCCGCTGGCGGGCGTGGGGACTCAATTGGGCGACCACGCGATCTTTGGGGTCGAGCCCGAGGCGAGCATCGAGTTGAGCTGGGTCGAAGAGCCCGGCGCCTACGCCGACGGCACGCCCTTTAGCCTGCGCCGCCCGGTGCTCGACATCGAGCTGGCCGGCGGTGAGGCGCTGCCTGCCGAGGCGATGACGTCGCTTCGCCAACCGCCGCCCATCTTCGGACTCGGGCTGCTGGAGGCGGTGCCCGACGCGGCCTTGCTCGACGCCGCCGACCCGGACGACGCCGACGGCGACGGCATCTCCGGGCGCACCAACCTGGTGTGGAATGTCGTCGACCAGGCATCCACCCTTGGGCGCTTTGGCCACAAGGCCAACCAGCCCAATATCCTGCAGCAGAGCGCCGGCGCGTATTTCGATGATATGGGCGTGAGCAACCCGCTCTTCCCCGAGGCCGACGGCAGCTCGGATATCGACGCAACCGTCCTTCGGGCGGCCGAATTCTACTCGGTCTCGCTCGGCGTTCCCGCCCGCCGCGACATCAGTAACCCGCAGGTTCAACGCGGCGAGCGCGTCTTTGCGCAGATCGGCTGCGCCGACTGTCATACCCCGACCCTCAAGAGCGGCCCGCACGAGGTCGCGGTGGTCGCAAACCAGGTCTTCCACCCCTATACCGACCTGCTCTTGCACGATATGGGCGAGGGCCTGGCCGATGGGCGCCCGGACTTCGAGGCCGACGGGCGCGAGTGGCGCACCGCCCCGCTGTGGGGCATCGGGCTCACCCAGACGGTCGCCTCGGGCGCAGGGTACTTGCACGACGGCCGCGCGCGCACCCTGGAGGAGGCCATCCTCTGGCACGGCGGCGAGGCGGAGCGGTCGCGTGAGGCGTTTCGTGCGGAGCTGAGCGCCGCGCAACGCGATGCGTTGGTCGCGTTTTTGCGCTCGCTTTGA
- a CDS encoding imelysin family protein produces the protein MKTRNLLTFLIILLTFTFASACGDDTNDAVQSTGFADSQIILDYADEVVVPTYELLDTRAGEMQVAVDALAAAPTDANLTAAKKAWVDMRLPWEQSEGMLFGPVDTNGYDPAMDSWPLNKTDLDGVLAGEATLDQPYVKSLGENLKGFHTIEYLLFGEANDKVAEDLTPRELEYLKATTAEMVRITGLLAKSWTVGVDGNQAYRDVFVTAGEPGNDKFPSQSAAAQQIVAGIVGILQEVGEGKIGGPFEARDTTLVESQFSFNSLQDFTDNLKSVQNSYMGRVPEAGTSGKGLNQYVAAQDAELNARVEAEIEAAIAALGEIPPPFRDAVLSDDAQVRAKIQAAIDAIATLEATFQTDVLELL, from the coding sequence ATGAAGACCCGTAACCTACTGACATTTCTCATCATTCTGCTCACCTTCACCTTCGCGAGCGCCTGCGGCGACGACACGAACGACGCCGTGCAGAGCACCGGCTTCGCCGACAGCCAGATCATCCTCGACTACGCCGACGAGGTGGTCGTGCCGACCTATGAGCTGCTCGACACCCGCGCCGGCGAAATGCAGGTGGCGGTCGACGCGCTCGCCGCGGCGCCCACCGACGCGAACCTGACCGCCGCGAAGAAGGCATGGGTCGATATGCGCCTGCCCTGGGAGCAGAGCGAAGGCATGCTCTTTGGCCCGGTCGACACCAACGGGTATGACCCGGCGATGGACTCCTGGCCGCTGAATAAGACCGACCTCGACGGCGTGCTCGCCGGCGAGGCCACCCTCGACCAGCCCTATGTCAAATCGCTCGGCGAGAACCTCAAGGGCTTCCACACCATCGAGTATTTGCTCTTCGGCGAGGCCAACGACAAAGTCGCCGAAGACCTCACCCCGCGCGAGCTTGAGTACCTCAAAGCCACCACCGCCGAGATGGTGCGCATCACCGGTCTGCTCGCCAAAAGCTGGACCGTCGGCGTCGACGGCAACCAGGCCTACCGCGACGTGTTCGTGACCGCAGGCGAGCCGGGCAACGACAAATTCCCGTCGCAGTCGGCCGCGGCCCAGCAGATCGTCGCCGGCATCGTCGGCATCCTCCAGGAAGTCGGCGAAGGCAAGATCGGCGGCCCCTTCGAGGCCCGCGACACCACCCTGGTCGAGAGCCAATTCAGCTTCAACTCCCTGCAGGACTTCACCGACAACCTCAAGAGCGTGCAGAATAGCTATATGGGACGCGTCCCCGAGGCGGGCACCTCCGGCAAAGGTCTGAACCAATACGTCGCCGCTCAGGACGCCGAGCTCAACGCGCGCGTTGAGGCCGAGATCGAGGCGGCGATCGCCGCGCTCGGCGAGATTCCGCCGCCCTTCCGCGACGCCGTGCTCAGCGACGACGCCCAGGTGCGCGCGAAGATCCAGGCCGCGATCGACGCCATCGCGACCCTCGAGGCGACATTCCAAACGGACGTCTTGGAGCTGCTCTAA
- a CDS encoding DUF4398 domain-containing protein: MFISRNSSPASNASRRLVGAGVLAILLLGMVGCGPVQSTSRISDAKVAFERARVAEAHNKAPFEYYSAQYYLHKANEEWGYSDFEAAYDYATRAEEDAREATIKAKEDPWPGSPVDEARQREALEKADMKAGPGPTGF; encoded by the coding sequence ATGTTTATTTCCCGGAATTCCTCCCCCGCCTCCAACGCATCGCGTCGTCTGGTTGGCGCCGGGGTTTTGGCGATCTTGCTTCTTGGCATGGTGGGCTGCGGCCCGGTGCAATCGACCTCTCGCATCAGTGATGCCAAGGTCGCCTTTGAGCGCGCTCGCGTGGCGGAGGCGCATAATAAGGCGCCCTTCGAGTATTATAGCGCGCAATATTATCTGCATAAGGCCAACGAGGAGTGGGGCTACTCGGACTTCGAGGCCGCCTATGATTACGCGACGCGCGCCGAGGAAGACGCGCGTGAAGCAACGATCAAGGCCAAAGAAGATCCGTGGCCGGGAAGTCCGGTGGATGAGGCGCGCCAGCGTGAGGCCCTTGAGAAGGCTGATATGAAGGCCGGCCCCGGACCGACCGGATTTTGA
- a CDS encoding N-acetylmuramoyl-L-alanine amidase family protein — translation MRIFDKAILGSFAIALLAMGTPTTADAFPPASVTGIDLPTVLTLDDQARRFAYLIAQEAAEQSQDKQAADAVATSRKSLKKLRTIVLDPGHGGENLGALGVVQIQEKYLTLELAYRLRKELQQKYPDARVILTRYWDQSLSLSDRVHFANRMGADIFLSLHYNAAPHQHAIGFETYFLAADEVTPGKQEKKGKPIATSQNVVSGMEQRGLGVEEGVYNDALLTLKRDLARENQNRESGLLAETIQQNLVKRIDSTDRGVKQANFGVLRGALMPAVVVESGFLTHPVEGEKVAGEKHRENTVSALVSAIEDFDQRLAERAAK, via the coding sequence ATGCGCATTTTCGACAAAGCTATCCTTGGTTCGTTTGCCATCGCGCTTCTGGCGATGGGCACACCCACCACGGCCGATGCCTTTCCGCCGGCGAGCGTGACGGGCATCGACCTGCCCACCGTACTCACGCTCGATGACCAGGCGAGGCGCTTCGCCTATCTCATCGCTCAGGAGGCGGCCGAGCAGTCGCAGGATAAACAGGCCGCCGACGCGGTCGCCACGAGCCGAAAATCCCTCAAAAAATTACGCACCATTGTTCTCGACCCCGGCCACGGCGGCGAGAACCTCGGCGCGCTCGGCGTGGTCCAGATTCAGGAGAAATACCTGACCCTGGAGCTGGCCTATCGCCTGCGAAAAGAACTCCAGCAGAAATACCCGGACGCCCGCGTTATCCTGACCCGTTATTGGGACCAGAGCCTGAGCCTGAGCGACCGCGTCCACTTCGCCAATCGCATGGGCGCGGACATCTTCTTGTCGCTGCATTATAACGCCGCCCCGCATCAGCACGCCATTGGGTTTGAGACCTATTTTTTGGCCGCCGACGAGGTGACTCCCGGTAAGCAGGAGAAGAAGGGCAAGCCGATCGCCACCAGTCAGAACGTGGTCAGTGGCATGGAGCAGCGCGGTCTTGGCGTCGAGGAGGGCGTATATAACGACGCGCTGCTCACGCTCAAGCGCGACCTGGCCCGCGAGAACCAGAACCGCGAGAGCGGTCTGCTCGCCGAGACGATTCAGCAGAACCTGGTCAAGCGCATCGACTCCACCGACCGCGGCGTGAAGCAGGCGAATTTCGGCGTGCTTCGCGGGGCGCTGATGCCGGCGGTGGTCGTCGAGTCTGGCTTTCTGACCCACCCGGTCGAGGGCGAGAAGGTGGCGGGCGAGAAGCACCGCGAAAATACCGTAAGCGCCCTGGTCAGCGCGATCGAGGACTTCGACCAACGCCTGGCCGAGCGCGCCGCGAAATAA